A region of Saimiri boliviensis isolate mSaiBol1 chromosome 10, mSaiBol1.pri, whole genome shotgun sequence DNA encodes the following proteins:
- the PODXL gene encoding podocalyxin isoform X2, whose amino-acid sequence MRCALVLSALLLLLSPPPSLSQNNSPADDSSNGTAPTAPVASSGQDQASAASVITEATATVPQNTDPISEAPVKTNTPDVSSDSGTTASVQQDNTTIAMPGKGNSGNPTATSDDPKGMKDAAGPTFAPSMTIVQADTTISQDGAKDPATSGDQSSHNVTTDLTPTNTEHLTTPHPTNPVSTPQPTQMHLVATPTSSGQDHLMTASSGSSTVAGPEHTSTGPAMTTTLLSSVPSKRTQQTSSQMPANSTAPLSQGTVQPTSPAMASRAPPLPETTSSNPTAGSTTHQVPKTPSLTSAHGNNWVTPAGVGQIKCEAPETPNEKQLILNFTGNLRCAGGPPDEKLVTLICRAVKATFNPAQDECSIRVAPILGSPAVAIKEITIHTKLTPKDVYERLKDKWDELKEAGVSHMQLGDQGPPEEAEDRFSMPLIITIVCMASFLLLVAALYGCCHQRLSQRKDQQRLTEELQTVENGYHDNPTLEVMETSSEMQEKKVVSLNGELGDSWIVPLDNLTKDDLDEEEDTHL is encoded by the exons ATTCGCCTGCTGATGACTCATCCAATGGAACAGCCCCAACAGCACCAGTAGCCTCCAGCGGGCAGGACCAGGCTTCAGCAGCCAGTGTCATCACAGAGGCTACAGCTACAGTCCCGCAGAACACAGACCCCATCTCCGAGGCCCCGGTCAAGACGAACACCCCTGATGTGTCCAGTGACTCAGGAACTACAGCCTCAGTTCAGCAAGACAACACGACCATTGCCATGCCTGGAAAAGGAAACTCAGGCAACCCTACTGCCACCAGCGACGATCCCAAGGGCATGAAAGACGCAGCTGGCCCTACATTTGCACCCTCCATGACCATAGTTCAAGCTGACACCACCATCAGCCAGGATGGAGCAAAAGATCCAGCCACATCTGGGGACCAAAGTAGCCACAATGTGACCACAGACCTCACACCCACTAACACAGAACATCTGACAACCCCTCACCCTACAAATCCAGTTAGCACCCCCCAACCCACCCAGATGCATCTTGTGGCCACCCCAACAAGCTCGGGACAGGACCATCTTATGACAGCTTCAAGTGGTTCAAGCACTGTGGCTGGCCCTGAGCACACCTCCACAGGCCCTGCGATGACCACCACACTAT TGTCATCAGTTCCCTCGAAAAGAACTCAACAGACCTCCAGCCAGATGCCAGCCAACTCTACCGCCCCTCTCTCCCAGGGGACAGTGCAGCCCACGAGCCCGGCAATGGCATCGAGAGCGCCTCCCCTCCCAGAGACCACGAGCTCCAACCCCACCGCAGGGTCAACTACCCACCAAGTCCCCAAAACACCTTCTCTTACCTCGGCTCATGGGAATAACTGGGTCACTCCAGCAGGAGTGGGGCAG ATAAAGTGTGAGGCTCCTGAGACACCGAATGAGAAGCAGCTCATCCTGAACTTCACCGGAAACCTCCGCTGT GCAGGGGGCCCTCCAGATGAGAAACTGGTCACGCTGATATGCCGAGCAGTCAAAGCCACCTTCAACCCGGCCCAAGATGAGTGCAGCATACGGGTGGCACCTATTCTAGGAAGTCCGGCAGTGGCCATCAAAGAAATCACTATTCACA CTAAGCTCACTCCCAAGGATGTGTACGAGCGGCTGAAGGACAAATGGGATGAACTAAAAGAG GCAGGGGTCAGTCATATGCAGCTGGGGGATCAGGGGCCACCAGAAGAGGCCGAGGACCGCTTCAGCATGCCCCTCATTATCACCATCGTCTGCATGGCATCCTTCCTGCTCCTTGTGGCAGCCCTCTATGGCTGCTGCCACCAGCGCCTCTCCCAGAGGAAGGACCAG CAACGACTGACAGAGGAGCTGCAGACGGTGGAGAATGGTTACCATGACAACCCCACACTGGAAGTGATGGAGACCTCTTCTGAGATGCAGGAGAAAAAGGTGGTCAGCCTTAATGGGGAGCTGGGAGACAGCTGGATCGTCCCTCTGGACAACCTGACCAAGGACGACCTGGATGAGGAGGAAGACACCCATCTCTAG
- the PODXL gene encoding podocalyxin isoform X1 produces the protein MRCALVLSALLLLLSPPPSLSQNIDSPADDSSNGTAPTAPVASSGQDQASAASVITEATATVPQNTDPISEAPVKTNTPDVSSDSGTTASVQQDNTTIAMPGKGNSGNPTATSDDPKGMKDAAGPTFAPSMTIVQADTTISQDGAKDPATSGDQSSHNVTTDLTPTNTEHLTTPHPTNPVSTPQPTQMHLVATPTSSGQDHLMTASSGSSTVAGPEHTSTGPAMTTTLLSSVPSKRTQQTSSQMPANSTAPLSQGTVQPTSPAMASRAPPLPETTSSNPTAGSTTHQVPKTPSLTSAHGNNWVTPAGVGQIKCEAPETPNEKQLILNFTGNLRCAGGPPDEKLVTLICRAVKATFNPAQDECSIRVAPILGSPAVAIKEITIHTKLTPKDVYERLKDKWDELKEAGVSHMQLGDQGPPEEAEDRFSMPLIITIVCMASFLLLVAALYGCCHQRLSQRKDQQRLTEELQTVENGYHDNPTLEVMETSSEMQEKKVVSLNGELGDSWIVPLDNLTKDDLDEEEDTHL, from the exons TAGATTCGCCTGCTGATGACTCATCCAATGGAACAGCCCCAACAGCACCAGTAGCCTCCAGCGGGCAGGACCAGGCTTCAGCAGCCAGTGTCATCACAGAGGCTACAGCTACAGTCCCGCAGAACACAGACCCCATCTCCGAGGCCCCGGTCAAGACGAACACCCCTGATGTGTCCAGTGACTCAGGAACTACAGCCTCAGTTCAGCAAGACAACACGACCATTGCCATGCCTGGAAAAGGAAACTCAGGCAACCCTACTGCCACCAGCGACGATCCCAAGGGCATGAAAGACGCAGCTGGCCCTACATTTGCACCCTCCATGACCATAGTTCAAGCTGACACCACCATCAGCCAGGATGGAGCAAAAGATCCAGCCACATCTGGGGACCAAAGTAGCCACAATGTGACCACAGACCTCACACCCACTAACACAGAACATCTGACAACCCCTCACCCTACAAATCCAGTTAGCACCCCCCAACCCACCCAGATGCATCTTGTGGCCACCCCAACAAGCTCGGGACAGGACCATCTTATGACAGCTTCAAGTGGTTCAAGCACTGTGGCTGGCCCTGAGCACACCTCCACAGGCCCTGCGATGACCACCACACTAT TGTCATCAGTTCCCTCGAAAAGAACTCAACAGACCTCCAGCCAGATGCCAGCCAACTCTACCGCCCCTCTCTCCCAGGGGACAGTGCAGCCCACGAGCCCGGCAATGGCATCGAGAGCGCCTCCCCTCCCAGAGACCACGAGCTCCAACCCCACCGCAGGGTCAACTACCCACCAAGTCCCCAAAACACCTTCTCTTACCTCGGCTCATGGGAATAACTGGGTCACTCCAGCAGGAGTGGGGCAG ATAAAGTGTGAGGCTCCTGAGACACCGAATGAGAAGCAGCTCATCCTGAACTTCACCGGAAACCTCCGCTGT GCAGGGGGCCCTCCAGATGAGAAACTGGTCACGCTGATATGCCGAGCAGTCAAAGCCACCTTCAACCCGGCCCAAGATGAGTGCAGCATACGGGTGGCACCTATTCTAGGAAGTCCGGCAGTGGCCATCAAAGAAATCACTATTCACA CTAAGCTCACTCCCAAGGATGTGTACGAGCGGCTGAAGGACAAATGGGATGAACTAAAAGAG GCAGGGGTCAGTCATATGCAGCTGGGGGATCAGGGGCCACCAGAAGAGGCCGAGGACCGCTTCAGCATGCCCCTCATTATCACCATCGTCTGCATGGCATCCTTCCTGCTCCTTGTGGCAGCCCTCTATGGCTGCTGCCACCAGCGCCTCTCCCAGAGGAAGGACCAG CAACGACTGACAGAGGAGCTGCAGACGGTGGAGAATGGTTACCATGACAACCCCACACTGGAAGTGATGGAGACCTCTTCTGAGATGCAGGAGAAAAAGGTGGTCAGCCTTAATGGGGAGCTGGGAGACAGCTGGATCGTCCCTCTGGACAACCTGACCAAGGACGACCTGGATGAGGAGGAAGACACCCATCTCTAG